Within the Pseudomonas sp. SL4(2022) genome, the region CGGTAACGAGAAGAAGTATTTCCTCTTGCCGGAGGCTGGCTATAGCAAACAGCTGAATGACCGATTGGGTGTTGGCGTTGCGGTATACGGCAATGGCGGGATGAACACCGATTACAAGAAGAACCCTTATGGTGCATTTGGCAGCACTGGCAGTGCCGGGGTCGATCTTGCGCAGTTGTTCATCACGCCATCGCTGGCTTACAAGTTCACCGAGCATCAATCCATCGGTGTGGGTGTCAACTTTGTGTATCAGCGCTTTGCCGCCAAGGGCCTGAGTGCATTTGCCAATCCGTTTTTCTCCAGTGATGCCGGGAACCTCAATGAACGTGATCATGAAACGTCCACGGGCTGGGGGTTGCGCCTGGGATGGCAAGGGCAACTGAGCGACGACCTGACACTGGGCTTGGCCTGGTCATCGAAGATCAAGGCCCAGGCGTTCGACCGCTATGCCGGGCTGTTTGCCGATGGCGGCAGTTTTGATATTCCGGAAAACTACGGTGTTGGGTTGGCATACAAGGTCACGCCGGCATTGACGCTTGCCGCTGACGTGCAGGAAATCAAATACGGTAGCGTGCGCTCCGTGACCAGCGAGTTTGATATCCAGTCGGTATTTGTCGGTAACAACTTCGGCGCGAAGAATGGTCCGGGTTTTGGCTGGCAGGACGTCACCGTGTACAAACTGGCAGCCAGTTATGCCCTGAGTCCCGAGTTGACCCTGCGCGGCGGTATCAGTCATGCCAGTCAGCCAGTGCAGAAAGATCAGACGTTCCTCAACATTCTTGCTCCGGGCGTCATTCAGGATCACCTAAGTGTCGGCCTGACCTGGGCGCCGTCTGCGGACGGAGAACTGAGCCTGGCCTACACCCACGGTTTCGAGGAAGCGGTCAACGGCAATGGCTCCATTCCGGCAGCCTTTGGCGGCGGTGAAGCCAACCTGAAAATGAGTCAGAACATTCTGGGTGTCGCTTACGCCTGGAAGCTCTGATCACCATTCACTCCCCCGTGCCCAGCGTGCCAACGCACGTACGGGTGGTGCATCTGACCCGTTGAATTACGCCACCTGGAAAGCCTACGACGACCACTCGTTGCTGCATACCATTGTCCAGGATCTGGGTGATGCGCATTGCTGCGTCTTGGTGTTGCTGTATGCGTCAGCGCCGACAGTGCGGGTTGAGCCCTAGGAACGCATGATGAGCGGGATTTACCGAGCAGTCGGGAGCCATACGCGGGGTCTCATGCAGGTCGCGTCCGAGGGGGCGACGTGCCAGAACAGGGCAGAGGGTCTTTTTGATCAGTCAGCGTGAGTGTTGGACGCCAGCCTGGATTGGAGTCTGGCGGGAGCCAGGACCCTTGGCGCGCTGACGTGAGGGTCTGAGTGCTTGGGTATGGTGTTTTCAGTGTATGGATAGTGATTGTCCACGATCCAAAGCCTCGATGGGTTCGAGGCTTTTCCATTCTGCGTTCGGCTTATACCCAGGTGTTCAGCTTCAAGTCCCGCGAACTCAGCCGCAAAAACTGATCGCTGGCTTTGACCAATAGCGCGTGCTCGTCAACGGTCAGCTCCTGGCTCTTGCTGCCCTGTGCTTCGCAACGATACAGGGTTCTTCCGCCTTCTTCGCGCAGGCGCTGGTAGCGCTGGCTGCGGGCTTCCACCTTGAGGGTCAGCAAGTCGATATAGGCCACCTGTAACGATTCACTCTGGCCGGTTTCCAGCGCGCAGCGTTGCAGGGCTGGGGTGTGGGTAAAGGGCGAGTCGGACAGCATGATTTGCTGACATTCACTGAGATCGGGGCGAGGTTCGCCGTTGTGAAACCAGTTGCCTCGAATATCACGCCTCAGATTGAGGCTGCGTTGACCATGGTTGTCCACTTTCAGCCACAGGTGACGAAAGCGCCAGCGCGGGTCGCAGTTGATGACATAGGTAGCGGCGATGCTATTGCCGCGCAGGCTTTGCATCAGATGGCTGGTGGCGTTGATGCCATGCTCATCAATGTTCAGGCGCAGATTCTCCACGCCAGGGTTGTACCAGGGTTTCCATACCAGGGTCTGCTGCATAAAAGCGACTCCAAGCCAGGTAAGGGGCGTGAACCTGGGAAGAGCGGCCATAACACTATACGGACCACCTTCCC harbors:
- a CDS encoding OmpP1/FadL family transporter, whose product is MKNKVLLASLVALGGAVSTQAGATNGYFVHGYGIKAQGQAGVSIAQPQDALAAANNPAGTVWVGDRLDFGATLFSPDRSAEIEGNGFGANGKYDGNEKKYFLLPEAGYSKQLNDRLGVGVAVYGNGGMNTDYKKNPYGAFGSTGSAGVDLAQLFITPSLAYKFTEHQSIGVGVNFVYQRFAAKGLSAFANPFFSSDAGNLNERDHETSTGWGLRLGWQGQLSDDLTLGLAWSSKIKAQAFDRYAGLFADGGSFDIPENYGVGLAYKVTPALTLAADVQEIKYGSVRSVTSEFDIQSVFVGNNFGAKNGPGFGWQDVTVYKLAASYALSPELTLRGGISHASQPVQKDQTFLNILAPGVIQDHLSVGLTWAPSADGELSLAYTHGFEEAVNGNGSIPAAFGGGEANLKMSQNILGVAYAWKL
- a CDS encoding putative glycolipid-binding domain-containing protein, yielding MQQTLVWKPWYNPGVENLRLNIDEHGINATSHLMQSLRGNSIAATYVINCDPRWRFRHLWLKVDNHGQRSLNLRRDIRGNWFHNGEPRPDLSECQQIMLSDSPFTHTPALQRCALETGQSESLQVAYIDLLTLKVEARSQRYQRLREEGGRTLYRCEAQGSKSQELTVDEHALLVKASDQFLRLSSRDLKLNTWV